In Myripristis murdjan chromosome 2, fMyrMur1.1, whole genome shotgun sequence, a genomic segment contains:
- the LOC115371907 gene encoding mitogen-activated protein kinase kinase kinase kinase 4-like isoform X7: protein MANDSPAKSLVDIDLASLRDPAGIFELVEVVGNGTYGQVYKGRHVKTGQLAAIKVMDVTEDEEEEIKLEINMLKKYSHHRNIATYYGAFIKKSPPGHDDQLWLVMEFCGAGSITDLVKNTKGNQLKEDWIAYISREILRGLAHLHAHHVIHRDIKGQNVLLTENAEVKLVDFGVSAQLDRTVGRRNTFIGTPYWMAPEVIACDENPDATYDYRSDLWSCGITAIEMAEGAPPLCDMHPMRALFLIPRNPPPRLKSKKWSKKFFSFIESCLVKNYTQRPPTEQLLKHPFIRDQPNERQVRIQLKDHIDRTKKKRGEKDETEYEYSGSEEEEEDPPEQEGEPSSIVNVPGESTLRRDFIRLQQENKERSEALRRQQLLQEQQLREQEEYKRQLLAERQKRIEQQKEQRRRLEEQQRREREMRRQQEREQRRREQEEKRRIEEMDRRRKEEEERRRAEDEKRRNDREQEYIRRQLEEEQRHLEMLQQQLLHEQAMLLADERYRKNIQGSPQTAPPPKQPPLPPRSSEPFSNGGPSSEASAMHRPMEPQVQWSHLAALKSSNSAAPSPPPPPPPVVSRSQSFSEPGGVASSFAQLHLRSQDPHHHHHHQSPARTDPQPQLPHHHHHPQAQPRAEHPAPAPSDEVPPRVPVRTTSRSPVLSRRESPLPTQPGNQGGQRNAGSNAEQRPLWDRVEKLQPRPGSGSSSGSSNSSSQASSGDRFRPRCESPASSKSEGSPLQRPENAAKKPDDKNLARPNRPADLTALAKELRAVDDVRPPHKVTDYSSSSEDSGTTDEDDDEEVDQEAGEESTSGAEDSRAGRLSNGETESLKTMLAEDSESDQATTPSKDGTLVIRQTQSASNTMTKHKSSSSFTPFIDPRLLQISPSSGSSLNNMAGFGQDGRLADALRSDPSRKGSVVNVNPVNTRPPSDTPEIRKYKKRFNSEILCAALWGVNLLVGTESGLMLLDRSGQGKVYPLINRRRIQQMDVLEGLNVLVTISGKKNKLRVYYLSWLRNKILHNDPEVEKKQGWVTVGDLEGCVHYKVVKYERIKFLVLALKNSVEVYAWAPKPYHKFMAFKSFGDLVHKPLLVDLTVEEGQRLKVIYGSCSGFHAVDVDSGAVYDIYLPTHIQTNIQSHAIIILPNTDGIELLVCYEDEGVYVNTYGRITKDVVLQWGEMPTSVAYIRSNQIMGWGEKAIEIRSVETGHLDGVFMHKRAQRLKFLCERNDKVFFASVRSGGASQVYFMTLGRSSLMSW, encoded by the exons GGACGGCATGTCAAGACCGGACAGCTGGCCGCCATTAAGGTCATGGACGTCACAGAG gatgaagaggaggaaattAAACTGGAGATCAATATGCTGAAGAAGTATTCCCACCACAGAAACATAGCCACCTACTATGGCGCTTTCATTAAGAAGAGTCCCCCAGGCCATGATGACCAGCTATGG TTGGTGATGGAGTTCTGCGGTGCCGGTTCGATCACAGACCTGGTGAAGAACACCAAAGGCAACCAGCTGAAGGAAGACTGGATCGCTTACATCTCCAGAGAAATCCTCAGA GGTTTGGCCCACTTGCACGCCCACCATGTCATCCACCGTGACATCAAGGGTCAGAACGTCCTGCTGACTGAGAACGCCGAGGTCAAACTGG TGGACTTTGGCGTGAGCGCCCAGCTGGACCGGACAGTCGGGAGGAGAAACACCTTCATCGGGACGCCATATTGGATGGCCCCTGAAGTCATCGCTTGTGATGAAAACCCAGACGCCACATACGATTACAGA AGTGATCTGTGGTCCTGTGGTATCACGGCTATTGAGATGGCTGAAGGAGCGCCAC cgcTGTGTGACATGCACCCAATGCGTGCGCTCTTCCTCATCCCAAGAAACCCTCCCCCCAGGCTCAAATCTAAAAAATG GTCCAaaaagttcttcagcttcatcGAGAGCTGTCTGGTGAAGAACTACACGCAGCGCCCCcccacagagcagctgctgaagCACCCCTTCATCCGAGACCAGCCCAACGAGAGGCAGGTCCGCATCCAGCTCAAAGACCACATCGACCGCACcaagaagaagaggggagagaagg ATGAGACGGAGTATGAGTACAGTggcagtgaggaggaagaagaggatcctccagagcaggagggagagcCCAG cTCCATTGTCAACGTGCCGGGCGAGTCGACTCTGCGCCGCGACTTCATCCGCCTGCAGCAGGAGAACAAGGAGCGGTCGGAGGCACTGCGCcgccagcagctcctccaggagCAGCAGCTCCGTGAGCAGGAAGAGTACAAGCGCCAACTATtggcagagaggcagaaacGCATCGAGCAGcagaaggagcagaggaggcgGCTGGAGGAG CAACAACGACGCGAACGCGAGATGAGGAGGCAACAGGAGCGTGAGCAGCGTCGTCGTGAGCAAGAGGAGAAGAGGCGCATCGAGGAGATGGATCGCAGgcggaaagaagaggaggaacgcCGGCGGGCTGAAGACGAGAAGAGGAGGAACGACCGTGAGCAG GAGTACATCCGCcgtcagctggaggaggagcagaggcacCTTGagatgctgcagcagcagctgctccatgAACAGGCCATGCTgctg GCTGATGAGCGGTACCGCAAGAACATTCAGGGCTCCCCTCAGACCGCCCCGCCTCCCAAGCAGCCCCCTCTGCCCCCCCGCTCCTCTGAACCCTTCTCTAATGGCGGCCCCTCCTCCGAGGCGTCCGCCATGCACCGGCCCATGGAGCCACAG GTCCAGTGGTCTCACCTGGCCGCTCTAAAGAGCAGCAACAGCGCcgccccctctcctcctcctcctcctccgcccgTGGTGTCTCGCTCGCAGTCCTTCAGCGAGCCTGGCGGCGTGGCCTCTAGCTTTGCACAACTCCACCTGCGCTCCCAGGAcccccaccatcaccaccaccaccaatcgCCCGCACGCACTGACCCCCAGCCCCaactcccccaccaccaccaccacccccaggCCCAGCCGCGGGCCGAGCACCCGGCCCCAGCCCCCAGCGACGAGGTGCCTCCCAGG GTGCCGGTGAGGACGACATCCAGGTCTCCCGTACTGTCGCGCCGAGAGTCTCCTCTACCGACACAGCCCGGCAACCAGGGTGGACAGAGGAACGCTGGCAG TAATGCAGAGCAGCGTCCGCTGTGGGACCGGGTGGAGAAGCTGCAGCCCCGGCCAGGCAGCGGCAGCTCCTCCGGCTCCTCCAACTCCAGCTCCCAGGCCAGCTCCGGAGACCGCTTCAGGCCACGCTGTGAGTCCCCTG CTTCCTCCAAGTCTGAGGGATCACCTCTCCAGCGGCCTGAGAACGCTGCCAAAAAACCTGATGACAAGAACCTCGCCAGACCCAACCGGCCAGCT GACCTGACAGCTCTTGCCAAAGAGCTTCGTGCGGTAGATGACGTGCGGCCACCCCACAAGGTGACCGACTACTCCTCCTCAAGTGAGGATTCAGGCACTACCGATGAAGACGACGATGAGGAGGTGGACCAGGAGGCAGGAGAAGAGTCCACCTCGGGAGCAGAGGACTCCAGGGCCGG GAGGCTGAGTAACGGGGAGACGGAGTCCCTGAAGACGATGCTGGCTGAAGACTCAGAGAGCGACCAAGCCACCACGCCCTCCAAGGACGGCACCCTGGTCATCAGACAG ACCCAGTCGGCCAGCAACACCATGACGAAACACaagtcctcctcttcctttacTCCATTTATCGACCCACGCCTCCTCCAGATCTCCCCTTCCAGCGGCAGCTCCTTAAACAACATGG CTGGATTTGGGCAGGACGGACGCCTGGCGGACGCCTTGAGGTCCGACCCGTCCCGTAAGGGCTCGGTGGTCAACGTCAACCCGGTCAACACGCGCCCGCCGAGCGACACGCCGGAGATTCGCAAGTACAAGAAGAGGTTCAACTCTGAGATTCTGTGTGCTGCACTCTGGG GAGTGAACCTGCTGGTGGGGACAGAGAGCGGTCTGATGCTGCTGGACCGGAGCGGTCAGGGAAAGGTTTACCCACTGATCAACAGGCGACGCATCCAGCAGATGGACGTCCTGGAGGGACTCAACGTCCTGGTCACCATATCAG GTAAGAAGAACAAGCTGCGAGTGTACTACTTGTCGTGGCTCAGGAACAAGATTTTGCACAACGACCCAGAggtggagaagaagcagggCTGGGTCACCGTGGGTGACCTGGAGGGCTGCGTCCACTACAAAGTCG tcAAGTACGAGAGGATCAAGTTTTTGGTGCTGGCCTTGAAGAACTCTGTGGAGGTGTACGCCTGGGCCCCCAAACCCTACCACAAGTTCATGGCTTTCAAG TCTTTTGGTGACCTGGTGCATAAGCCCCTGCTGGTCGACCTGACGGTGGAGGAAGGCCAGAGGTTAAAGGTCATCTATGGCTCCTGCTCAGGCTTTCATGCTGTGGATGTGGACTCTGGCGCTGTGTATGACATCTACCTGCCCACACAT ATCCAGACCAACATCCAGTCCCATGCCATCATCATCTTGCCCAACACGGACGGGATCGAGCTGCTGGTGTGTTACGAGGACGAGGGCGTCTATGTCAACACCTACGGCCGCATCACCAAGGACGTGGTGCTGCAGTGGGGAGAGATGCCCACCTCAGTGG cctACATTAGGTCGAACCAGATCATGGGCTGGGGAGAGAAGGCCATAGAGATCCGCTCGGTGGAGACGGGCCACCTGGACGGCGTCTTCATGCACAAGAGAGCCCAGAGACTCAAGTTCCTTTGTGAAAGAAATGACAAG GTCTTCTTTGCATCTGTGCGCTCCGGCGGCGCCAGCCAGGTCTACTTCATGACCCTGGGACGCTCCTCCCTGATGAGCTGGTAG
- the LOC115371907 gene encoding mitogen-activated protein kinase kinase kinase kinase 4-like isoform X8 translates to MANDSPAKSLVDIDLASLRDPAGIFELVEVVGNGTYGQVYKGRHVKTGQLAAIKVMDVTEDEEEEIKLEINMLKKYSHHRNIATYYGAFIKKSPPGHDDQLWLVMEFCGAGSITDLVKNTKGNQLKEDWIAYISREILRGLAHLHAHHVIHRDIKGQNVLLTENAEVKLVDFGVSAQLDRTVGRRNTFIGTPYWMAPEVIACDENPDATYDYRSDLWSCGITAIEMAEGAPPLCDMHPMRALFLIPRNPPPRLKSKKWSKKFFSFIESCLVKNYTQRPPTEQLLKHPFIRDQPNERQVRIQLKDHIDRTKKKRGEKDETEYEYSGSEEEEEDPPEQEGEPSSIVNVPGESTLRRDFIRLQQENKERSEALRRQQLLQEQQLREQEEYKRQLLAERQKRIEQQKEQRRRLEEQQRREREMRRQQEREQRRREQEEKRRIEEMDRRRKEEEERRRAEDEKRRNDREQEYIRRQLEEEQRHLEMLQQQLLHEQAMLLEFKWRELEEQRKAERLHKRLQQEQAYLLSLQHERKQQQQPCDRTKDLNKPPSSSDLTKPPQTSAAPPDRVLTTTPQAQVLDSPVALARGASEPSKTLQTNPSDTTKPQAPVPETTDSDEACSSQLSSSPTQAETPTDPKPPHAERLEPDRPAEPVSHPPQPVREADERYRKNIQGSPQTAPPPKQPPLPPRSSEPFSNGGPSSEASAMHRPMEPQVQWSHLAALKSSNSAAPSPPPPPPPVVSRSQSFSEPGGVASSFAQLHLRSQDPHHHHHHQSPARTDPQPQLPHHHHHPQAQPRAEHPAPAPSDEVPPRVPVRTTSRSPVLSRRESPLPTQPGNQGGQRNAGSNAEQRPLWDRVEKLQPRPGSGSSSGSSNSSSQASSGDRFRPRCESPASSKSEGSPLQRPENAAKKPDDKNLARPNRPADLTALAKELRAVDDVRPPHKVTDYSSSSEDSGTTDEDDDEEVDQEAGEESTSGAEDSRAGRLSNGETESLKTMLAEDSESDQATTPSKDGTLVIRQSTGDIKRLVNMSSSSSSAGPGHGHGQPHPPSHGHPEKNGFASRIHHLPDLIQQSHHPPTSATSIPSSSSSSSSFPSSSSHASPAMSPQNPLDKLTAMETQSASNTMTKHKSSSSFTPFIDPRLLQISPSSGSSLNNMAGFGQDGRLADALRSDPSRKGSVVNVNPVNTRPPSDTPEIRKYKKRFNSEILCAALWGVNLLVGTESGLMLLDRSGQGKVYPLINRRRIQQMDVLEGLNVLVTISGKKNKLRVYYLSWLRNKILHNDPEVEKKQGWVTVGDLEGCVHYKVVKYERIKFLVLALKNSVEVYAWAPKPYHKFMAFKSFGDLVHKPLLVDLTVEEGQRLKVIYGSCSGFHAVDVDSGAVYDIYLPTHIQTNIQSHAIIILPNTDGIELLVCYEDEGVYVNTYGRITKDVVLQWGEMPTSVAYIRSNQIMGWGEKAIEIRSVETGHLDGVFMHKRAQRLKFLCERNDKVFFASVRSGGASQVYFMTLGRSSLMSW, encoded by the exons GGACGGCATGTCAAGACCGGACAGCTGGCCGCCATTAAGGTCATGGACGTCACAGAG gatgaagaggaggaaattAAACTGGAGATCAATATGCTGAAGAAGTATTCCCACCACAGAAACATAGCCACCTACTATGGCGCTTTCATTAAGAAGAGTCCCCCAGGCCATGATGACCAGCTATGG TTGGTGATGGAGTTCTGCGGTGCCGGTTCGATCACAGACCTGGTGAAGAACACCAAAGGCAACCAGCTGAAGGAAGACTGGATCGCTTACATCTCCAGAGAAATCCTCAGA GGTTTGGCCCACTTGCACGCCCACCATGTCATCCACCGTGACATCAAGGGTCAGAACGTCCTGCTGACTGAGAACGCCGAGGTCAAACTGG TGGACTTTGGCGTGAGCGCCCAGCTGGACCGGACAGTCGGGAGGAGAAACACCTTCATCGGGACGCCATATTGGATGGCCCCTGAAGTCATCGCTTGTGATGAAAACCCAGACGCCACATACGATTACAGA AGTGATCTGTGGTCCTGTGGTATCACGGCTATTGAGATGGCTGAAGGAGCGCCAC cgcTGTGTGACATGCACCCAATGCGTGCGCTCTTCCTCATCCCAAGAAACCCTCCCCCCAGGCTCAAATCTAAAAAATG GTCCAaaaagttcttcagcttcatcGAGAGCTGTCTGGTGAAGAACTACACGCAGCGCCCCcccacagagcagctgctgaagCACCCCTTCATCCGAGACCAGCCCAACGAGAGGCAGGTCCGCATCCAGCTCAAAGACCACATCGACCGCACcaagaagaagaggggagagaagg ATGAGACGGAGTATGAGTACAGTggcagtgaggaggaagaagaggatcctccagagcaggagggagagcCCAG cTCCATTGTCAACGTGCCGGGCGAGTCGACTCTGCGCCGCGACTTCATCCGCCTGCAGCAGGAGAACAAGGAGCGGTCGGAGGCACTGCGCcgccagcagctcctccaggagCAGCAGCTCCGTGAGCAGGAAGAGTACAAGCGCCAACTATtggcagagaggcagaaacGCATCGAGCAGcagaaggagcagaggaggcgGCTGGAGGAG CAACAACGACGCGAACGCGAGATGAGGAGGCAACAGGAGCGTGAGCAGCGTCGTCGTGAGCAAGAGGAGAAGAGGCGCATCGAGGAGATGGATCGCAGgcggaaagaagaggaggaacgcCGGCGGGCTGAAGACGAGAAGAGGAGGAACGACCGTGAGCAG GAGTACATCCGCcgtcagctggaggaggagcagaggcacCTTGagatgctgcagcagcagctgctccatgAACAGGCCATGCTgctg GAGTTCAAGTGGcgggagctggaggagcagcgCAAGGCCGAGCGACTCCACAAGCGCCTGCAGCAGGAGCAGGCTTACCTGCTGTCGCTGCAGCACGAAcgcaaacaacaacagcagccctGCGACAGGACCAAAGACTTAAACAAACCCCCCTCCTCGTCCGATCTTACAAAACCTCCGCAgacctctgcagcgccccctgatAGAGTCCTCACCACCACCCCACAAGCTCAGGTCCTCGACAGCCCCGTTGCTCTAGCGAGAGGCGCCTCTGAGCCCTCCAAAACCCTGCAGACAAATCCCTCAGACACCACTAAACCCCAGGCCCCAGTCCCAGAGACGACTGACTCTGATGAGGCCTGTTCCTCCCAGCTCAGTTCCAGCCCCACCCAGGCAGAAACCCCCACTGACCCCAAACCCCCCCATGCAGAGCGCTTGGAGCCCGATAGGCCTGCCGAGCCTGTCAGTCATCCTCCTCAGCCTGTCAGAGAG GCTGATGAGCGGTACCGCAAGAACATTCAGGGCTCCCCTCAGACCGCCCCGCCTCCCAAGCAGCCCCCTCTGCCCCCCCGCTCCTCTGAACCCTTCTCTAATGGCGGCCCCTCCTCCGAGGCGTCCGCCATGCACCGGCCCATGGAGCCACAG GTCCAGTGGTCTCACCTGGCCGCTCTAAAGAGCAGCAACAGCGCcgccccctctcctcctcctcctcctccgcccgTGGTGTCTCGCTCGCAGTCCTTCAGCGAGCCTGGCGGCGTGGCCTCTAGCTTTGCACAACTCCACCTGCGCTCCCAGGAcccccaccatcaccaccaccaccaatcgCCCGCACGCACTGACCCCCAGCCCCaactcccccaccaccaccaccacccccaggCCCAGCCGCGGGCCGAGCACCCGGCCCCAGCCCCCAGCGACGAGGTGCCTCCCAGG GTGCCGGTGAGGACGACATCCAGGTCTCCCGTACTGTCGCGCCGAGAGTCTCCTCTACCGACACAGCCCGGCAACCAGGGTGGACAGAGGAACGCTGGCAG TAATGCAGAGCAGCGTCCGCTGTGGGACCGGGTGGAGAAGCTGCAGCCCCGGCCAGGCAGCGGCAGCTCCTCCGGCTCCTCCAACTCCAGCTCCCAGGCCAGCTCCGGAGACCGCTTCAGGCCACGCTGTGAGTCCCCTG CTTCCTCCAAGTCTGAGGGATCACCTCTCCAGCGGCCTGAGAACGCTGCCAAAAAACCTGATGACAAGAACCTCGCCAGACCCAACCGGCCAGCT GACCTGACAGCTCTTGCCAAAGAGCTTCGTGCGGTAGATGACGTGCGGCCACCCCACAAGGTGACCGACTACTCCTCCTCAAGTGAGGATTCAGGCACTACCGATGAAGACGACGATGAGGAGGTGGACCAGGAGGCAGGAGAAGAGTCCACCTCGGGAGCAGAGGACTCCAGGGCCGG GAGGCTGAGTAACGGGGAGACGGAGTCCCTGAAGACGATGCTGGCTGAAGACTCAGAGAGCGACCAAGCCACCACGCCCTCCAAGGACGGCACCCTGGTCATCAGACAG AGCACCGGTGACATAAAGCGGTTGGTCAATatgtcatcctcctcttcctcggctGGCCCTGGTCACGGCCACGGCCAGCCGCACCCCCCCAGCCATGGCCACCCGGAGAAAAATGGCTTTGCCAGCCGCATACACCACCTACCAGACCTTATCCAGCAGAGCCATCACCCCCCTACCTCTGCCACATCCataccttcctcctcctcctcctcttcctccttcccctcaTCATCTAGCCATGCCAGCCCTGCCATGTCCCCCCAGAACCCCCTGGACAAGCTCACTGCCATGGAG ACCCAGTCGGCCAGCAACACCATGACGAAACACaagtcctcctcttcctttacTCCATTTATCGACCCACGCCTCCTCCAGATCTCCCCTTCCAGCGGCAGCTCCTTAAACAACATGG CTGGATTTGGGCAGGACGGACGCCTGGCGGACGCCTTGAGGTCCGACCCGTCCCGTAAGGGCTCGGTGGTCAACGTCAACCCGGTCAACACGCGCCCGCCGAGCGACACGCCGGAGATTCGCAAGTACAAGAAGAGGTTCAACTCTGAGATTCTGTGTGCTGCACTCTGGG GAGTGAACCTGCTGGTGGGGACAGAGAGCGGTCTGATGCTGCTGGACCGGAGCGGTCAGGGAAAGGTTTACCCACTGATCAACAGGCGACGCATCCAGCAGATGGACGTCCTGGAGGGACTCAACGTCCTGGTCACCATATCAG GTAAGAAGAACAAGCTGCGAGTGTACTACTTGTCGTGGCTCAGGAACAAGATTTTGCACAACGACCCAGAggtggagaagaagcagggCTGGGTCACCGTGGGTGACCTGGAGGGCTGCGTCCACTACAAAGTCG tcAAGTACGAGAGGATCAAGTTTTTGGTGCTGGCCTTGAAGAACTCTGTGGAGGTGTACGCCTGGGCCCCCAAACCCTACCACAAGTTCATGGCTTTCAAG TCTTTTGGTGACCTGGTGCATAAGCCCCTGCTGGTCGACCTGACGGTGGAGGAAGGCCAGAGGTTAAAGGTCATCTATGGCTCCTGCTCAGGCTTTCATGCTGTGGATGTGGACTCTGGCGCTGTGTATGACATCTACCTGCCCACACAT ATCCAGACCAACATCCAGTCCCATGCCATCATCATCTTGCCCAACACGGACGGGATCGAGCTGCTGGTGTGTTACGAGGACGAGGGCGTCTATGTCAACACCTACGGCCGCATCACCAAGGACGTGGTGCTGCAGTGGGGAGAGATGCCCACCTCAGTGG cctACATTAGGTCGAACCAGATCATGGGCTGGGGAGAGAAGGCCATAGAGATCCGCTCGGTGGAGACGGGCCACCTGGACGGCGTCTTCATGCACAAGAGAGCCCAGAGACTCAAGTTCCTTTGTGAAAGAAATGACAAG GTCTTCTTTGCATCTGTGCGCTCCGGCGGCGCCAGCCAGGTCTACTTCATGACCCTGGGACGCTCCTCCCTGATGAGCTGGTAG